In a single window of the Zea mays cultivar B73 chromosome 5, Zm-B73-REFERENCE-NAM-5.0, whole genome shotgun sequence genome:
- the LOC103628357 gene encoding DEAD-box ATP-dependent RNA helicase 7, which yields MALRRGVDIVVGTPGRVKDFIVKATLNLKCLKFRVLDEADEMLNMGFVDDVELILGKVEDATKVQTLLFSATLPDWVNKLSLRFLKVDTESGVKFEHVSAPQPTDVAQSAGSEAADAIASVSDSVIPIFRQQAEQLLSSSSLSGADLLAKALAKAVGYTDIKKRSLLSSLEDYSTLHLQTGRPMWLPV from the exons ATGGCATTGAGAAGAGGTGTGGATATTGTTGTTGGAACTCCTGGTCGTGTCAAG GATTTCATTGTTAAAGCAACTCTCAATTTGAAATGCTTGAAATTTCGTGTCCTTGATGAAGCTGATGAGATGCTAAACATGGGTTTTGTTGATGATGTCGAGCTCATTCTTG GCAAGGTAGAAGATGCTACCAAAGTACAGACGCTTCTGTTCAGTGCCACTCTGCCAGATTGGGTGAATAAG CTCTCTCTGAGGTTTCTGAAAGTTGACACGGAGTCTGGGGTTAAATTTGAGCATGTCTCTGCGCCACAACCCACTGATGTAGCACAATCTGCTGGCAGTGAAGCTGCAGATGCCATTGCGAGTGTGTCAGACAG TGTTATTCCTATCTTCAGGCAGCAAGCAGAGCAGTTGCTAAGCTCTTCCAGTCTGTCTGGAGCTGACTTGCTTGCCAAAGCACTTGCGAAGGCAGTT GGTTACACAGACATAAAGAAAAGATCATTGTTATCTTCCTTGGAGGATTACAGTACACTACATCTTCAAACTGGTAGACCGATGTGGTTACCTGTGTAA
- the LOC103626737 gene encoding uncharacterized protein has translation MRKIDKYRGIVGFLDPEMIILKRINEEADEVEAYIVKALLAQQDKECIFVVCQEGYHWALLVIFPKWNTVYNIDSKGYQSPSCYSIKKLFDEAFGAYVDKKGRHNKNFGRTVIWKHFQAHIQPPGSMLCGQYVMYHMLSFADNLSLDHDRYPQGRAGFATCPLLPDEIANVRERLLDFFMNEVIDIGGSCRVEGASYN, from the exons ATGAGGAAGATAGACAAATACAGAGGCATAGTTGGCTTTTTAGATCCAGAGATGATCATTTTAAAGAGAATCAATGAAGAGGCTGATGAAGTCGAAGCATACATTGTGAAAGCATTGCTTGCTCAGCAGGACAAGGAGTGCATATTTGTTGTTTGCCAGGAAGG TTACCATTGGGCCTTGTTAGTTATTTTCCCAAAATGGAATACAGTGTACAATATTGACTCCAAAGGTTACCAATCCCCTAGCTGCTATAGTATTAAGAAGCTATTCGACGA GGCTTTTGGTGCTTATGTCGACAAAAAAGGTCGCCATAACAAGAATTTTGGTCGCACAGTTATATGGAAACATTTTCAG GCACACATACAACCACCTGGCAGTATGCTTTGCGGACAATATGTGATGTACCACATGTTATCCTTTGCGGATAATCTTAGTTTGGACCATGATCGATATCCTCAG GGTCGTGCTGGTTTTGCAACCTGTCCATTATTGCCTGATGAGATAGCAAATGTCCGAGAACGGTTGCTCGACTTCTTCATGAATGAGGTGATAGACATTGGTGGATCATGCAGGGTTGAGGGTGCTTCATATAACTAA
- the LOC109939744 gene encoding uncharacterized protein translates to MRVDIRIKDWRKVPTVVKSNLWEDVSKKFVMPRDETHTLNVKKVALKSMSHAWKDFKWKLNINYVKKDKTPFEDYPELKKEWWPDFVEWVTSDEYIALGEKGKQSQSMNKFRQKLGRRSYTVQKRKWAKEDAQALTEGKSIPFQDMPDGRHKDWARARNPSGDVNITESHPIIKKIVDLNEKSVAGTFTPLDNMDILATAIGSNHPGRTTGVSAYVGLGMGLAQGDGPRKKKRRTTKEYVKRIVDEYEAKFEKLTALCQSMERRLNNSESCSSSKFVDTPNHATHHSVDSLQEVMKCKLVVQIGPQSVVVARGQAYPPKDVVTVHGIERRDDHTKVQGLCSRIQ, encoded by the exons ATGCGTGTTGATATTAGGATAAAGGATTGGCGAAAAGTGCCTACAGTGGTAAAATCAAACCTATGGGAGGATGTTTCAAAGAAATTTGTCATGCCAAGGGATGAAACCCATACCCTCAATGTGAAGAAGGTCGCTTTGAAATCTATGA GCCATGCATGGAAGGATTTCAAGTGGAAACTAAATATAAATTATGTCAAGAAGGACAAAACTCCATTTGAGGACTATCCAGAACTCAAGAAAGAGTGGTGGCCAGACTTTGTGGAGTGGGTTACCTCTGATGAGTATATTGCTCTAGGAGAAAAGGGCAAGCAAAGCCAAAGCATGAATAAGTTCCGTCAAAAACTAGGTCGGCGAAGCTATACTGTACAAAAGAGAAAATGGGCAAAGGAAGATGCACAAGCATTAACCGAGGGTAAATCTATTCCATTTCAAGACATGCCAGATGGTCGTCATAAGGATTGGGCAAGGGCGAGGAATCCTTCTGGCGATGTGAACATAACAGAGTCGCATCCAATCATAAAGAAAATT GTAGATCTAAATGAAAAGTCAGTAGCTGGTACCTTTACACCATTGGATAATATGGACATACTTGCAACAGCAATAGGGAGTAATCATCCAGGGAGGACAACAGGGGTGAGTGCTTATGTGGGTTTAGGGATGGGTCTTGCTCAAGGTGATGGCCCTCGTAAGAAGAAACGTAGAACAACGAAAGAATATGTCAAGAGGATTGTGGATGAGTACGAGGCCAAGTTTGAGAAACTGACAGCCCTGTGTCAGAGTATGGAGCGTCGATTAAACAATTCTGAGAGTTGCTCATCTTCAAAATTTGTTGATACACCAAACCATGCAACACATCATTCAGTTGACTCATTACAA GAGGTGATGAAATGCAAGTTGGTGGTGCAGATAGGTCCGCAATCTGTTGTGGTCGCTAGAGGACAGGCTTACCCTCCAAAGGATGTTGTAACCGTCCATGGGATTGAGCGGCGAGATGACCACACAAAAGTGCAG GGTCTATGCAGTAGAATTCAGTGA